The following are encoded in a window of Mycolicibacterium tusciae JS617 genomic DNA:
- a CDS encoding DUF3662 and FHA domain-containing protein, giving the protein MGLVDRFERKLESTVGDAFARVFGGSIVPQEVEAMLRREAETGARQLAAGRVLAPNDYVITLSVPDYQKVSADPDLTSATFAKHLEGYIHEQGWQTYGDVVVRFEQSSSLHTGQFRARGAVNPDSTNDDPASPPRELSSNAESGVPMSDNPTQYGGQAQGRPADEYYDDRYPRPEDRPQDPRPPYPPQEQGGYPEQGGYPPQRDGGYPSRQGGYPDQGGYPDQGQGGYPQQPYEQRPPAGGYGPPPGGQPGYQDPGYRQAPGGYGPPPQGGQPGYQPPAGDYDYGRPPARPDEGGYGRPDGRPAYPDQGGYPDQGQGQGGYPDQGGYPDQGGYGGQAYGRQDQGYGAQPDYGRYGEPGAGYAEPGYGEPQGGGYDYGQPAAGGYGYGQGDYPVAGATVTLQLDDGSGRTYQLREGANVIGRGQDAQFRLPDTGVSRRHLEIRWDGQVALLADLNSTNGTTVNNAPVQEWQLADGDVIRLGHSEIVVRVH; this is encoded by the coding sequence ATGGGTCTGGTCGACCGTTTTGAGCGCAAACTCGAGTCGACCGTTGGCGACGCATTCGCCCGAGTGTTCGGCGGATCGATCGTTCCGCAAGAGGTCGAGGCGATGCTTCGCCGCGAAGCGGAGACCGGTGCGCGGCAATTGGCAGCCGGGCGAGTTTTGGCGCCAAACGACTACGTCATTACCCTCAGTGTGCCTGACTATCAGAAGGTGAGTGCCGACCCGGACCTCACATCAGCGACTTTTGCCAAGCACTTGGAGGGATACATCCATGAGCAGGGATGGCAAACGTATGGTGATGTGGTCGTCAGGTTCGAACAATCATCCAGCCTGCACACAGGACAGTTTCGCGCGCGTGGGGCGGTCAATCCTGACTCCACCAATGACGATCCCGCCTCACCACCCCGAGAACTCTCGTCCAACGCAGAATCAGGAGTACCGATGAGCGACAACCCGACGCAATACGGTGGCCAGGCGCAGGGCCGGCCAGCCGACGAGTATTACGACGACCGCTACCCACGGCCTGAGGACCGGCCGCAGGACCCCCGCCCCCCGTACCCCCCGCAAGAACAGGGTGGCTATCCGGAGCAGGGCGGCTACCCGCCGCAGCGCGACGGGGGCTACCCGTCGCGCCAGGGCGGCTACCCCGATCAAGGCGGCTACCCGGACCAGGGCCAGGGCGGCTACCCGCAGCAGCCGTACGAGCAGCGCCCGCCTGCCGGCGGATACGGCCCTCCCCCGGGCGGCCAGCCCGGCTACCAGGACCCGGGTTACCGGCAGGCGCCCGGCGGGTACGGCCCACCACCCCAGGGCGGCCAGCCTGGCTACCAGCCACCCGCGGGTGACTACGACTACGGACGTCCCCCCGCGCGGCCCGACGAAGGCGGTTACGGCCGGCCCGACGGCCGGCCGGCCTATCCCGACCAGGGTGGCTACCCGGACCAGGGCCAGGGCCAGGGTGGTTACCCCGACCAAGGCGGCTATCCAGATCAGGGCGGCTACGGCGGTCAGGCCTACGGCCGTCAGGACCAGGGCTACGGCGCCCAGCCCGACTACGGGCGCTACGGCGAGCCCGGCGCCGGATACGCCGAGCCGGGATACGGCGAACCCCAGGGGGGCGGATACGACTACGGCCAGCCCGCGGCCGGTGGTTACGGCTACGGGCAGGGCGACTACCCCGTGGCCGGCGCCACCGTCACTCTGCAGCTCGACGACGGCAGCGGCCGCACCTACCAACTGCGTGAGGGTGCCAACGTGATCGGCCGCGGACAGGACGCTCAGTTCCGCCTGCCCGATACCGGTGTTTCGCGTCGTCACCTGGAAATCCGCTGGGACGGTCAGGTGGCATTGCTCGCCGACCTCAATTCGACGAACGGCACGACGGTCAACAACGCGCCGGTTCAGGAGTGGCAACTCGCCGATGGCGACGTGATCCGGTTGGGCCATTCCGAGATCGTCGTCCGCGTGCACTGA
- a CDS encoding alpha/beta-hydrolase family protein: MRAVSRIRRLIISSRFSRYASTLHPVGLSLALLFFAWSMSPSLLPRAWFLQGVAAGISVAIGYGLGCAVAWVIRRCGIRSNWSPRTRLLGWRGLAVTALVVVPLFLVLGSWWQQILRDLVGLPRAQRSFYILVFVVAVVIAVALLAIGRGLREATNSLTSQGNRVVPGPIARLGAVVLVVALVVAGLNGALHRGLLSAAERSAEVADGSTADGVTRPTAPERSGSPASQQSWDTLGREGRTFVAGGPTAEQIAEVTDAAALTPIRVYAGRESADTVEGIAERVVEELRRTRAFDRRVLAVVTTTGRGWVNPNVSAALEYVNGGDTAIASMQYSFLPSALSFVADRETPPLAGQALFEAIYRDWVALPEDARPKLVVFGESLGSFGGQAAFASGADIVSRTDGALLVGTPNFAQPWSRLTANRDPGSLERLPVVDEGRHIRFASRPADVNLAGPWDFPRVVFWQHASDPITWWSFDLLMQRPDWLREPRGPDVDPGVRWLPFVTFWQVTLDMIFSAEVPYGYGHAFGPDAAQLWVDILDPPDWDPAATQRVYDAILRG; the protein is encoded by the coding sequence ATGCGGGCTGTGAGCAGGATCCGCCGTCTGATCATTTCTTCGAGATTCTCGCGCTACGCATCCACGCTGCATCCGGTCGGTTTGTCGTTGGCATTGTTGTTCTTCGCGTGGTCTATGAGCCCCTCCCTGTTGCCGAGGGCGTGGTTCCTGCAAGGCGTCGCTGCCGGCATCAGCGTCGCGATCGGATACGGGCTGGGCTGTGCCGTCGCGTGGGTGATCCGGCGCTGCGGGATTCGCTCCAACTGGTCGCCCCGCACCCGGCTACTCGGCTGGCGCGGACTGGCGGTCACGGCACTTGTCGTCGTCCCGCTCTTCCTGGTGCTTGGATCGTGGTGGCAGCAGATCCTGCGCGACCTCGTCGGTCTGCCGCGCGCCCAACGGTCGTTCTACATTCTGGTTTTCGTCGTCGCAGTCGTGATAGCGGTCGCGTTACTGGCGATCGGGCGCGGCCTGCGCGAGGCGACCAATTCGCTGACATCACAAGGGAATCGGGTCGTTCCCGGCCCGATCGCTCGACTCGGCGCGGTCGTGCTCGTCGTGGCATTGGTGGTCGCGGGACTCAATGGCGCACTGCATCGAGGTCTGCTGAGTGCTGCCGAACGCTCAGCAGAAGTCGCCGACGGGAGCACCGCCGACGGTGTAACGCGCCCGACGGCACCGGAACGCTCTGGCTCACCGGCATCACAACAATCCTGGGACACCCTGGGGCGTGAGGGCCGAACCTTCGTTGCCGGTGGTCCGACCGCCGAGCAGATCGCGGAGGTGACCGACGCGGCGGCGCTGACCCCGATCCGGGTCTATGCCGGCCGTGAATCCGCCGACACCGTCGAGGGCATCGCCGAGCGGGTGGTCGAGGAGCTGCGTCGGACCCGTGCATTCGACCGCAGAGTGCTGGCCGTGGTGACCACGACGGGGCGCGGCTGGGTGAATCCCAACGTGTCAGCCGCCCTTGAGTACGTGAACGGCGGGGATACCGCGATCGCGTCGATGCAGTATTCGTTTCTGCCCAGTGCGTTGTCGTTCGTCGCGGATCGGGAGACGCCTCCACTAGCCGGTCAGGCGTTGTTCGAGGCGATATACCGGGATTGGGTCGCCCTTCCCGAAGACGCGCGCCCCAAGTTGGTGGTGTTCGGCGAGAGTCTGGGTTCATTCGGCGGGCAGGCGGCGTTCGCCTCGGGCGCCGACATCGTCAGCCGCACCGACGGCGCGCTGCTCGTGGGGACGCCGAATTTCGCGCAGCCGTGGAGCAGGCTTACCGCCAACCGCGACCCGGGATCGCTCGAGCGGCTCCCGGTGGTCGACGAGGGCCGACACATCCGGTTCGCTTCGCGGCCCGCCGATGTGAATCTTGCTGGGCCATGGGATTTTCCGCGGGTGGTGTTCTGGCAGCACGCCAGCGATCCAATCACCTGGTGGTCCTTCGACCTGCTGATGCAGCGCCCGGACTGGCTGCGTGAACCACGTGGACCTGACGTCGACCCCGGCGTTCGATGGCTGCCGTTCGTGACGTTCTGGCAGGTGACGCTGGACATGATCTTCTCCGCCGAGGTGCCCTACGGATACGGGCACGCCTTCGGTCCCGACGCCGCACAGCTCTGGGTGGACATCCTCGATCCACCGGACTGGGATCCGGCCGCCACCCAGCGCGTTTACGACGCGATCTTGCGGGGCTGA
- a CDS encoding TetR/AcrR family transcriptional regulator: MVDTAARRHRRQGSRRDPSIDAAVLAATRRLLVDRGYAATTIDLIATTAQVSRPAVYRRWSSKAQLVHEALFPDLGAEPPADDFVAEITRLCRGALAMYGDPAVREALPGLLNDLRSDRRMRRVLSDRLEAAARSQLAERVDSAISDGTARPGVDADTVMDVIAGGAWYAVCVRHVKDTDAAATTLSELVLRGVLV, translated from the coding sequence ATGGTGGACACCGCCGCACGACGGCACCGCAGGCAGGGATCGCGCCGTGACCCGTCCATCGACGCCGCGGTGCTCGCCGCGACACGGCGCCTGCTGGTCGACCGCGGCTACGCGGCAACCACCATCGATCTGATCGCCACCACGGCGCAGGTGAGCCGCCCCGCGGTGTATCGCCGATGGAGTTCGAAGGCCCAACTGGTGCACGAGGCGCTCTTTCCCGACCTCGGTGCCGAACCTCCCGCCGATGACTTCGTCGCCGAGATCACCCGGCTGTGCCGCGGAGCCCTGGCCATGTACGGCGACCCGGCGGTGCGTGAGGCGCTCCCCGGACTTCTCAACGACTTACGGTCGGACCGCCGGATGCGCCGCGTGCTCAGTGACCGCTTGGAGGCCGCCGCCCGCAGTCAACTCGCCGAAAGGGTGGACTCGGCGATTTCTGACGGCACCGCCCGCCCCGGGGTCGACGCCGACACCGTCATGGACGTGATCGCCGGCGGCGCCTGGTACGCCGTCTGCGTACGTCACGTCAAAGACACCGACGCCGCAGCGACGACGCTCAGCGAGCTGGTCCTGCGCGGAGTGCTCGTCTGA
- a CDS encoding IS256 family transposase, which produces MLTVVHDTDEANANDGGGRSLLDEIVRDGARQMLAAALKAEVAAYIDAHAGELDESGRRLVVRNGSHAGREVLTAAGAVAVTAPRVNDKRIDADTGERQRFSSAILPAWARKSPQMTEVLPLLYLHGLSTSDFGPALEQFLGSSAGLSATTITRLTSQWQEEAKAFGARDLSGTDFVYLWVDGIHLKVRLEQEKLCLLVMIGVRSDGRKELVALADGYRESTESWADLLRSCRRRGMIAPVLAVGDGALGFWKAMREVFPATREQRCWFHKQANVLSCLPKSAQPGAVAAMREIYNAEDLDHAQVAIKAFEIDYGAKYPKAVAKIVDDADVLLEFYKYPAEHWIHLRTTNPIESTFATVRLRTKVTKGPGSRAAGIAMAYKLIDAAQARWRAVNAPHLVALVRAGAVFHKGKLLERPADITPPEPAESTETEVA; this is translated from the coding sequence ATGCTCACCGTAGTTCACGACACCGATGAGGCCAACGCCAATGACGGCGGTGGTCGGTCGTTGTTGGATGAGATCGTGCGCGACGGCGCCCGGCAGATGCTGGCCGCGGCGCTGAAGGCTGAGGTGGCCGCCTACATCGATGCCCACGCCGGTGAGCTCGATGAGAGCGGTCGCCGGCTGGTGGTCCGCAACGGCTCCCACGCCGGGCGTGAGGTGTTGACCGCCGCGGGCGCGGTGGCGGTGACCGCGCCGCGGGTCAACGACAAGCGTATCGACGCCGATACCGGTGAGCGGCAGCGGTTTTCCTCGGCGATCCTGCCGGCGTGGGCGCGCAAGTCCCCGCAGATGACTGAGGTGCTGCCGCTGCTGTACCTGCACGGCCTGTCGACCAGTGACTTCGGGCCGGCCTTGGAGCAGTTCCTCGGGTCCAGTGCCGGGCTCTCGGCGACGACGATCACACGGCTGACCAGCCAGTGGCAGGAGGAGGCCAAGGCCTTCGGGGCCCGGGATCTGTCGGGCACTGACTTCGTCTACCTGTGGGTCGACGGCATTCACCTCAAGGTCCGCCTCGAGCAGGAGAAGCTGTGCCTGTTGGTGATGATCGGGGTCCGCTCCGATGGCCGCAAGGAACTCGTCGCCCTGGCCGACGGGTATCGAGAATCGACCGAGTCGTGGGCCGATCTGCTGCGGTCGTGTCGCCGCCGCGGGATGATCGCCCCGGTGTTGGCCGTCGGTGACGGTGCACTGGGCTTTTGGAAGGCGATGCGCGAGGTGTTCCCGGCTACCCGCGAGCAGCGCTGCTGGTTTCACAAACAGGCCAATGTCCTTTCCTGCCTGCCCAAATCGGCGCAACCCGGTGCGGTCGCGGCGATGCGGGAGATCTACAACGCCGAGGACCTCGACCACGCGCAGGTCGCGATCAAGGCCTTCGAGATCGACTACGGCGCCAAGTACCCCAAGGCGGTCGCCAAGATCGTCGACGACGCCGACGTGCTGTTGGAGTTCTACAAATACCCAGCCGAACACTGGATCCACTTGCGCACCACGAATCCGATCGAATCAACCTTCGCCACCGTGCGATTGCGGACGAAGGTCACCAAGGGGCCGGGATCCCGCGCGGCCGGAATTGCCATGGCCTACAAGCTTATCGACGCCGCACAAGCCCGGTGGCGGGCAGTCAACGCACCCCACCTGGTCGCCCTCGTCCGTGCCGGCGCCGTCTTCCACAAAGGCAAGCTACTCGAACGCCCCGCCGACATCACACCGCCCGAGCCGGCCGAATCAACCGAAACGGAGGTCGCCTGA
- a CDS encoding IS110 family transposase → MVTVGIDPHKHVHVAVAVDARGNRIGKPLTVKNDGLLITAVLTWIRAITDATPVTWAIEDGHGFARRLADGLLLAGQEVVWVPSRLTAAHRKLHAATGSKSDAIDAVAAAHAAIATPDLTRHRIDERVRELRVLTDYRADLVKRRTMMINQLKAQSHLWLDHTPGDLARAKVVAALTARLEAAEVGIHVRQVIVTMISELAEANNRIHDLDIRIKELVTPLTPNLLAITGISHNSAAVLLSEIGDIERFSSSAKLARYTGCAPIPVYSSDNERHRLHRGGNRRLNSVLYTAAIVQTRFNPAAQKLIARQEPTKGARGARRILKRHLVDVIYRAMHTDQASWQHQIARCQPLALT, encoded by the coding sequence ATGGTGACAGTAGGGATCGACCCACACAAGCACGTCCATGTTGCGGTGGCTGTCGATGCTCGCGGTAATCGCATAGGCAAGCCGCTGACCGTGAAAAACGATGGGCTGCTGATTACCGCGGTGCTCACCTGGATTCGCGCGATCACGGACGCCACCCCAGTGACCTGGGCCATCGAAGACGGTCACGGCTTTGCCCGCCGGCTGGCCGATGGACTGCTGCTTGCGGGTCAAGAGGTGGTGTGGGTTCCTAGCCGGCTGACCGCCGCGCATCGTAAGTTGCACGCCGCCACGGGCTCCAAGTCAGATGCCATCGATGCCGTCGCGGCCGCACATGCCGCGATCGCGACACCGGATCTGACCCGCCATCGCATCGACGAGCGGGTCCGCGAACTCCGCGTTCTCACCGACTACCGTGCTGACCTCGTCAAACGCCGCACCATGATGATCAACCAGCTCAAGGCGCAATCGCATCTGTGGCTTGACCACACGCCCGGCGACCTGGCGCGGGCCAAGGTAGTAGCGGCGTTGACCGCGCGGCTCGAAGCCGCAGAGGTGGGCATCCACGTACGACAGGTGATCGTCACGATGATCAGCGAGCTCGCCGAGGCCAACAACCGCATCCACGATCTCGACATCAGGATCAAAGAGCTCGTCACGCCCCTTACGCCGAACCTGTTGGCAATAACCGGGATCAGCCACAACTCCGCAGCGGTGCTGCTCTCCGAAATCGGTGACATCGAACGGTTTTCGAGCTCAGCCAAACTAGCCCGCTACACCGGGTGCGCTCCGATTCCCGTCTATTCATCAGACAACGAACGTCACCGACTTCATCGAGGCGGCAACCGCCGTCTCAACAGCGTCCTTTACACGGCGGCGATCGTGCAGACACGCTTCAACCCGGCGGCTCAAAAACTCATCGCACGCCAAGAACCGACGAAGGGTGCCCGCGGCGCCAGACGCATCCTCAAGCGCCACCTCGTCGATGTGATCTACCGAGCGATGCACACCGACCAAGCCTCCTGGCAGCACCAAATCGCCAGATGCCAACCACTCGCATTGACATAG
- a CDS encoding molybdopterin-dependent oxidoreductase, whose product MTTGQPNLLAGIGEDGRHLYTCPLCEAMCGLEIQVADGRVASIRGNRDDTWSRGHICPKGASLGVVHEDPDRIRRPMIKVDGQWQEVSWDAAFRRCTELLAPVIEKYGIGAVTCYTGNPLAHSFSLGRYTGVLLGMSGIPLSYSPGTVDQWPKNLSSHLMYGGWWTFPVPDIERTDLLVVMGANPAASQGSLLAAPDVMGIIDGIRKRGKVIVIDPVRTLTATRANEWLPITPGTDAALLLGVTHTLFDEDLVTLGAMAPHVDGLDRLREATADWSPERVAGVTGIDAQRIRELARQLVSTERAVVYGRIGTCNQEFGSLASWLVDVVNILTGHFDNVGGSMFPRATAWSVTVQPIPGLEDGAPEFGRFRTRVRGAKEVLGQVPVSCLAEEIATPGEGQIKALITVAGNPVLSTPAGHTLDEVLPQLDAMISVDLWLNETTRHADVILPGLSPLEQPHHDDLILNFAVNSIANYSAPVFEPEEPDRPREWEILVRLTGLCTGTPAEDVDVAAIDDGFFDYMAFTQGLDGTAIRKHYEHGGPERILDLTLRTGPFGDRYGENPDGLTLEKLKAEPNGINFGPMVPRVPEVLGTADHKIRLAPQYLLDDLPRLAARLDRAPDELVLVSRRHLRSNNSWLHNVGPLMKGKDRCTLLMHTDDAVKHGVVTGDVVAVSSAGGRIEVPVEVTDAIMPGVVSMPHGWGHGKAGTRMSVANGSPGVNTNVLSPPNFIDEPSGNGALNGIPVTVTATTT is encoded by the coding sequence GTGACCACCGGACAACCGAATCTGCTGGCGGGTATCGGCGAGGACGGCCGCCACCTCTACACCTGCCCGCTGTGCGAAGCCATGTGCGGCTTGGAGATTCAGGTCGCCGACGGCCGCGTGGCCAGCATCCGCGGCAACCGTGACGACACCTGGAGTCGCGGCCACATCTGTCCGAAGGGCGCGAGCCTGGGCGTCGTGCACGAGGACCCCGACCGGATCCGCCGGCCGATGATCAAGGTCGACGGGCAATGGCAGGAGGTCAGCTGGGATGCGGCGTTCCGGCGTTGCACCGAACTGCTGGCACCGGTAATCGAGAAGTACGGCATCGGCGCGGTGACCTGCTACACCGGAAACCCTCTCGCGCATTCCTTCTCGCTCGGCCGCTACACCGGGGTGCTGCTCGGCATGTCGGGCATCCCGCTGTCCTACTCGCCCGGCACAGTCGATCAGTGGCCGAAGAACCTCTCGTCACACCTGATGTACGGCGGCTGGTGGACGTTCCCGGTGCCCGACATCGAGCGCACCGACCTGCTGGTGGTCATGGGCGCCAACCCGGCCGCGTCGCAGGGCTCGCTGCTCGCCGCCCCGGACGTGATGGGCATCATCGACGGAATTCGCAAGCGCGGCAAGGTGATTGTGATCGACCCGGTCCGAACCCTGACCGCGACCCGCGCCAACGAATGGCTGCCGATCACGCCGGGCACCGATGCCGCACTGCTGTTGGGCGTCACCCACACGCTGTTCGACGAGGATCTGGTGACGCTCGGCGCGATGGCGCCGCACGTCGACGGGCTCGACCGGTTACGGGAGGCGACCGCGGACTGGTCCCCCGAGCGGGTCGCCGGTGTCACCGGCATCGACGCGCAGCGCATCCGCGAGCTCGCACGTCAGCTTGTGAGCACCGAACGCGCCGTCGTGTACGGCCGGATCGGAACTTGTAACCAGGAGTTCGGCAGCCTCGCCAGCTGGCTCGTCGATGTCGTCAACATCCTCACCGGGCACTTCGACAACGTCGGCGGCTCGATGTTCCCGCGCGCCACCGCATGGTCGGTGACCGTGCAGCCGATCCCCGGCCTCGAAGACGGCGCTCCGGAGTTCGGCCGTTTCCGCACGCGGGTGCGAGGCGCCAAGGAGGTGCTCGGTCAGGTGCCCGTGTCATGTCTTGCCGAGGAGATCGCGACGCCGGGGGAGGGACAGATCAAGGCGCTCATCACCGTCGCGGGCAACCCGGTGCTGTCGACTCCGGCCGGTCACACGCTCGACGAGGTGCTGCCGCAACTGGACGCGATGATTTCCGTCGACCTCTGGCTCAACGAGACGACCCGGCACGCCGACGTGATCCTGCCCGGCCTTTCGCCGCTGGAACAGCCGCACCACGACGACCTGATCCTCAACTTCGCGGTCAACAGCATCGCCAACTACTCGGCGCCGGTGTTCGAGCCCGAAGAACCGGACCGTCCCCGCGAGTGGGAGATCCTCGTCCGGCTGACGGGACTGTGTACGGGCACACCCGCCGAGGACGTCGACGTCGCGGCCATCGACGACGGGTTCTTCGACTACATGGCGTTCACCCAGGGACTCGACGGCACCGCGATCCGCAAGCACTACGAGCACGGCGGCCCCGAGCGCATCCTGGACCTGACGTTGCGTACCGGACCCTTCGGCGACCGGTACGGCGAGAACCCGGACGGGCTGACGCTGGAGAAACTGAAGGCAGAGCCCAACGGCATCAACTTCGGGCCGATGGTGCCCCGCGTGCCCGAGGTGCTGGGGACCGCTGACCACAAGATCCGCCTGGCACCGCAGTATCTGCTCGACGACCTGCCTCGGCTCGCCGCGCGTCTCGACCGCGCCCCCGACGAGTTGGTGCTCGTGAGCAGGCGTCATCTGCGCTCCAACAATTCCTGGCTGCACAACGTCGGCCCGCTCATGAAGGGCAAGGACCGCTGCACCCTTCTGATGCATACCGACGACGCGGTCAAACACGGCGTGGTCACCGGCGACGTCGTGGCGGTGTCGTCGGCGGGAGGCCGTATCGAGGTGCCCGTCGAGGTGACCGACGCGATCATGCCGGGCGTGGTGTCGATGCCGCACGGCTGGGGTCACGGCAAGGCGGGCACCCGTATGTCGGTCGCCAACGGTTCCCCCGGCGTGAACACCAACGTGCTGTCCCCGCCGAACTTCATCGACGAGCCGTCGGGCAACGGGGCGCTCAACGGCATCCCGGTGACGGTCACCGCAACGACGACCTGA
- a CDS encoding pyridoxamine 5'-phosphate oxidase family protein: protein MGKNERSKIIMSDDEIVEFIERSRTATMATVLPDGRPHLVAMWYAVLDGEIWFETKAKSQKAVNLRRDPTITVMIEDGQTYTTLRGVSIDGQAEIIDDPETNLRVGISVWERYTGPYTEEMRPYVEQMMNNRICVRVVPGRLRSWDHRKLGLGDMPVGGSTAEYL, encoded by the coding sequence GTGGGCAAGAACGAACGTTCAAAGATCATCATGAGCGACGACGAGATCGTCGAGTTCATCGAGCGCAGCCGCACCGCCACGATGGCGACCGTGCTCCCCGACGGGCGGCCGCATCTGGTCGCGATGTGGTACGCCGTGCTCGACGGTGAGATCTGGTTCGAGACCAAGGCCAAATCGCAGAAGGCGGTCAACCTGCGCCGCGACCCGACCATCACGGTGATGATCGAGGACGGACAGACCTACACCACGCTGCGCGGGGTGTCGATCGACGGGCAGGCCGAGATCATCGACGATCCGGAAACCAATCTGCGCGTTGGCATCAGCGTCTGGGAGCGCTACACCGGTCCGTACACCGAAGAGATGCGCCCGTACGTCGAGCAGATGATGAACAACCGGATCTGTGTGCGCGTGGTGCCCGGCCGGCTGCGCAGCTGGGATCACCGCAAGCTCGGCTTGGGCGATATGCCCGTCGGCGGCAGCACCGCCGAATACCTGTAG
- a CDS encoding nitroreductase family deazaflavin-dependent oxidoreductase, protein MDPNNKPKQLNSPFVNTVMKYAGKAHVWVYRKSGGKIGANWRVGAGLKKPVPTLLLEHTGRKSGKTFVSPLVFINDGQDVIVVASKGGSDTHPQWYRNLVAIPDAYIEIGTDRRAVRAETASPEEKSRLWPKLVEAYADFDTYQSWADREIPVIVLKPR, encoded by the coding sequence ATGGATCCGAACAACAAGCCCAAGCAGCTGAACTCGCCATTCGTCAATACGGTGATGAAGTACGCGGGCAAGGCCCACGTGTGGGTGTACCGAAAGTCCGGCGGCAAGATCGGCGCCAACTGGCGCGTCGGCGCGGGACTGAAGAAGCCGGTGCCCACGTTGCTGCTCGAGCACACCGGCCGGAAGTCCGGTAAGACGTTCGTCTCGCCGTTGGTGTTCATCAACGACGGGCAGGACGTGATCGTGGTGGCGTCGAAGGGTGGCAGCGACACCCACCCGCAGTGGTACCGCAATCTGGTGGCGATCCCGGACGCCTACATCGAGATCGGCACCGATCGGCGCGCGGTGCGCGCAGAGACCGCGTCGCCGGAAGAAAAGTCGAGGCTCTGGCCGAAGCTGGTCGAGGCCTATGCCGACTTCGACACCTATCAGAGCTGGGCTGACCGCGAGATCCCGGTGATCGTGCTCAAGCCCCGCTGA